A region of the Oenanthe melanoleuca isolate GR-GAL-2019-014 chromosome 14, OMel1.0, whole genome shotgun sequence genome:
GCGCTATTTAAAGTAACGGGCCCCGCCGGACACTGGTGTCTCTGCCTATTTATGAGCCCCCGGGAGCCGGCGGGCGCCGCCGGGCAGCGCTAAGAGCCGAGGCCGCCGGGAGCAGCGCCGGGGCCCGCCCGGAGCATGACGGCGATCCGGgcgctgctgctctgcctctgcctggggcTGCGGGCCGGCGGGCAGCCCTTCCTGCGCCTGCGACCCTCGCCCAGTGACAACCTGCCCGTCAAGGACATCGTGGAGCACCCGGACCCCGAGTACGACCCCAAGGAGCAGGACCTGGACGAGAGGACGCTGAGGAAGAAGCTGGGCAGCCATTTCGACCCCGGCTTCATGGCCGTGGCCGTGCCGGGGCCGGCCAACGCCTCGGgcgccgcggcggcggcggggcgggggcgggcggcgctgccGGCCGAGCTGCGGCGGCTGGAGCTGGGGCCGCCCCGGGGCCCGCGCCTGCGGCTGGGCAAGAAGGCGCGGCGGAAGGTGCTGCAGTGGCTCTGGGCGCACACCCACTGCCCCGTGCTCTACGCCtggaaggacctgggggtgcgCTTCTGGCCGCGCTACATCAAGGAGGGCAACTGCCTGGCCGAGAAGTCCTGCTCGCTGCCCGAGGGCATGTTCTGCAAGCCCGTCAAGTCGGTCACCAAGACCTTCCTgcgctggcactgccagggctggtcCAGTCAGAAGTACTGCACCTGGATCCCCGTGCAGTACCCGCTCATCTCCGAGTGCAAGTGCTCCTGCTAAGCCTTCCCGGCCCCTTGCACTGCCGCCCTCCTCCTCCGGATCACTTTGGGGAGGGAGGTTTTTcgggtgggtttttttggagggggtggggttttttgggatagtttttggggggatttttttttctccgcCTCCTGCCCCCCAGAGCGAAGTGGGAGAAGATGAAcctctttggggtttttgctggatatttttttgttgttgttttggggtttttttgttaatttttgggggggttgttcgatttttttttttttttttttttttttttgttaatttttttttctttagacttcttttaatgttattttattcaAATGGGGGAAAAGCGAACCCAGGAACTGCAGGGCAGGCCAAAGGCACAGTAAAGCACTACAATCAGATGTCTATTTTTATACGTATATAGCCTtctaacaaaaggaaaattaaaaaaaaaaaaactttaaaaaaaaaggaaaaaaaaaaaaactaccaGCCGTGTAAATAGAgagattttaaaggaaaaggaggggtgggggaaattgcagctgttttttttttattattattataattattattgttattattattattttaaagacacAGGACCACATTTTAAACCCATCCCCACAGAACCCAAGCACTTCCCTGTCGAAGGGAAGGGCAGAAATTTCTtgtaaagatatttttatcaaaaggagaaaaggggCGGGGggtgtaaaaaaagaaaaacaagaactgcagcatccctgaacggttgtttctctgtgctgtattttttttgtcttcttcagACCTTGTCACTGATGTTTGAACTAATTTACCAAGATCtctagggtttttttaaaagtgtataACAATTAATtaagaaggaaattttaaagaaaagtacAAATCTATGAAAGAGTGGAATTGCTTTGTTGTGTGGGAATACATATAGTCGTGTAGAGATgttaaaggaaattttctgtgtacagtttatttatttttatcgTTTGtgtataggaaaaaaaaaatgctagaGATTATGCCAGAAACTATTGGAAATGTTTACTTGaatattccttttaaaacaTATCAATGTAAATATGAGCTATCACTGATCAAAACATTTTTAGCAATAAACTCTATCGTTGAAGAAAAAACCCGGTGCTGCACTCCAGCTTCCTGGAAGACCAGCGGAGACTCGGATTCTTGCTCAGAGCAGGTGATGAGTAAAGGGCTTTGTCTGGTCCACGCTGGTGTAAATCACGAGATGCCCCAAAAGTCGGGACAGCTCCACCGGTTTCTGTCTCTCCgggatcccaaaaatcccgAAATCTTTGGGACTTCTTTGCGTGTATAACCTGttggggaaagagaaaaacaccGACGGGAGAGAAATGGCTCGTAACGCATAAAAGAGCTGCGATGTCCCGGGCTGGAGGTGTCATCTGAAGTCCTCGGGAGGTTCTATGCTCTGCGGCTCTTGGATTCGGCTCTCCCGTTGGCAGAGGAAGCGGTCGAGGTTACTGCCCCGGCCATCAAAGCGCCTGACACAGCTTAGCAACCCCGCGTGTGTCGGAACAAATGTTTTTACTCGGCTGCCGCTACTAGCGAAGGACGGAAGGATGTAGACGAGCCCTgcgccctgccctgccctgctgccgCGCCGGAGCCCCGGGTCCCGCATCCCTGCCCGGGTGTGTGcggggctcagcacagcctgggtcCCGCATCCCTGCCCGGTGTGTGCGGGACTCAGCACAGCCCGGGTCCCGCATCCCTGCCCGGGTGTGTGcggggctcagcacagcccgGGTCCCGCATCACTGCCCGGTGTGTGCGGGACTCAGCACAGCCCGGGTCCCGCATCCCTGCCCGGGTGTGTGcggggctcagcacagcccgGGTCCCGCATCACTGCCCGGTGTGTGcggggctcagcacagcccgGGTCCCGCATCCCTGCCCGGTGTGTGcggggctcagcacagcccgGGTCCCGCATCCCTGCCGGGGTGTGTGcggggctcagcacagcccgGGTCCCGCATCCCTGTCCGGGTGTGTGcggggctcagcacagcccgGGTCCCGCATCCCTGCCCGGTGTGTGcggggctcagcacagcccgGGTCCCGCATCCCTGCCGGGGTGTGTGcggggctcagcacagcccgGGTCCCGCATCCCTGTCCGGGTGTGTGcggggctcagcacagcccgAGTCCCGCATCCCTGCCCGGGTGTGTGcggggctcagcagagcccacGAGGCGCGGGGTGCCCGtagctcctgtgctgtgccaggcccatccccatctcccatGGAGCCAGGGCAAGGCAGAAACGGGACGGCTCCGCACGGGCAGGCACCGACACTGGAGAGCGAGAGCACCAGCAGTGCGAGCCTGCAGCCGACAGagatctgtctgtctgtctgtctgtcgGCCACAGGGCTTGGAGCATAGCCCTGACGGGCTGCCAGGCCATTTTCCTGTGTATTCTGCgtgggctgctggtgctggaggggaAGGTCTCGCCACTCCCACTGGTAAAACATGCCCAGCATCCCTGAGGAACAAACTGCTGCCAAAGGCCCTGGCCAGTGAGGAGATGCTCTCCTCCAAGGTGACCATGGAGCAGCAAGGAGACCCTGCCCCCCTTCAGCTGGGCAtgcagcacaggagagcagTAGTACACCAAGCCCATGGGAAGGCACCAGGACCCTCCATGGAAAGGCACCAGACTCAAGGGGTCTGGCTTGTATCCTTCCATCATCATCTGAGGGGACTGAGGTCCAGCAAGTCCCGTGAAGCAggcctgcagagcctggaggtTACAGATTGAAGCTTAAACAGGGAGAGTGTTATTGAGATGGGCACGGTGGGGGCAAGGCAagagggacagtgacacccagTCGCCCagatccctgcagagccctgcagccatCCCATCATCCCCGCCTGAGGAGGCAGGTTGGCCTTTCCACACATTTGTCAGTGAGGGATGGGGAAAGCAGGGGATGCAGAGGGCAGGGTGAAAACGAGACTTCGGCGAAGACAATGTGCAAAACATCAGGGGCATTTcagaaagaaaggggaaagcTCATTTTGCAAGAGGAACAACATCTGTGGTGTGGGGGCCGAACATCTGTAGGAGGGAGCATGGGGGGAAGGCAttctgggaaaatatttctgacatAATCCCAACAGTATCTGGTGTGTTGGGATTTGGTTACAAATGGCCCTCTAACGTCTTTGTGCGTTTTGTTCTGCTGGTTCCAGGGGCACACAGAGACCCCTGCTTTGTGCTAACCTGGGAAATAAACCATTCGCTGGGCTCAATGGCTGAGTTCAGTTGTGCGGGGAAGGGGGGGTTGGGAAGGGGGAAGGCGAGATTTGTGTGAACTCAGTGAAAACCAGCCTAAAAGCCTCCATGCCATgtgctggagggaggaggggggcAGCCTCCATCTCTGGGGAGAACTCAGTGGTCCTGCTTGAGATGATGGCTTGTCTGGAGGTGAAAGCATGAGAGCTGAGAGCCAAGGTGCTTGGTgagggccagggctggggagaagaGGGGCAGCCCCGTGGGGTGTGTGCCAGCCCGGCCGGCCCTGCCTTGGCAATCTGCGATGGACCACAGgcacctggtgctgctgtgtaCCTGGAGCTGATGTGCACCTGGAGCTGATGTGCACCTGGAGCTGATGTGTACCTGGTCCTGATGTGTACCTGGAGCTGATGTGCACCTGGAGCTGATGTGtacctggtgctgctgtgcacatggtgctgctgtgtaCCTGGTGCTGATGTGCACCTGGAGCTGATGTGtacctggtgctgctgtgcacatggtgctgctgtgcaccTGGTGCTGATGTATTCCTGGTGCTGATGCTcacatggtgctgctgtgtaCCTGGTGCTGATGTgcacctggtgctgctgtgtaCCTGGTGCTGATGTGCACCTGGTGCTGATGTGTACCATGTGCTGATGTATTCCTGATGCTGATGTGCACCTGGTGCTGATGTATTCCTGGTGCTGATGCTcacatggtgctgctgtgcaccTGGTGCTGATGTGCAGTGCCCTTGTGCCCAGGAGCCTGGCTGCCCCGGGAGGGGTGAGCCAGACATGTGACGGCAGGGCCATGGGCATGATGGCTTGCCTCAGCTGCTGAGCCTCAAAGCAGAAGAAGACAAAGGGGAACAAGCCTGGTTCTTTGGTGCGGTTATTGCATTGTCTCCCCAAGCTGCTTGTGATTAAGGGATGAGCTGCAGGGGGAAAGGGGCAGAACGGGCAGAACCCCGAGATTTGGTGGGTGCCAACTTCTGAAGACATGGGCCTTTCCCAGTGTGTTCCGGTGCCATGGCCTGGGAAAAGGGCTGGAGCTGCGGGTGGATGCCATCCTCTAACCCAGATCCTGCCTGTCATTACATTGTCAAAAGCCATGCACAGCCGTGGGCACTCACTGACAGGGCTGTgcacccccattcccagcttGCCCCGAGCTGGCAGGGGAACCAAGCCCGTGCCCTGTGGAGCCACAGTGAGCCCCACACTTTGCAGTGTGCAGTGTACACTTCTCCACACTAAGTCTCCACACTTAAGCAGAAGGTGGTTGTCTGGAGGATCAGCCCTTTAAACACTTCTTCCTtcaggcagggcagaggaaaTTCCACAGGACCCAATGGATGTTCCATTCCCTGCAGGCACATGTCCCTTGACATGACGGGAGaacaaaagcagctttcctCTCCACGGGCAGCACTGGCCAGAGCTCACCTACTCCAACACCACGTGCTGCTCAGGGGCAGCTCTTTGCTAGATCACAGCTGCATCTCTTCCTTGTAGTCCCTACAAAGCCTGGCTGAAGCAAAGAGCCCCTCTCTCAGGTCTGCAGAGGTCTCCATCTCTTCCTTTTGCATGTCAAGGCCCTTCTGTCACTCAGTGAATTGCTTTCCTATGCATGAACCCCAGATTTAGATTATCCTGTTTCTCTTGGGAGAGAGGATGAGTTCAGGATGGCTTCTGACATTTGACTTGATGGGATGAAGTCACCTTTCCATTCCTCTTTTACATCCCAGTTGGTTTTGACAGCAGTAGCAGGTTAACTCTTCTGTCTCATAGGCAAATGATATTTCATCCCCATTTTCTGCCCTGTCTCTCCCTGTTTAGCTCATGTCCCCTCAACTAAGGCCAGTGTCCAGGAACTCAGTTTCTGTCAGCACGCCGGCTCTGCCAGGGTAACTCAGATTCTCGGGGCCAGAGCTCCCAGATGTTTAGTGCCAGCTCTTTGAGATATCTGACTCAGGCCCAGGGGATGATCTAAGCCCATCACTCATCATTCCTAGAAAGGCAGACGAATGGACTGGAGGAAGTAATTGCCCTCCTCAAACTTTAAAGGCCAGGTTAAACATTTTCCCAACATGCAAAATTGTGTTtatctcctcctccagcccgAGCATTTGTTGTGAATTGCCTTCACAGCCTGTCATGGCAACCAGGAGCTATTGGAAAGCTGTCTCTCTGAAAACCTGCTTGGTCTAGCAGCAGGTCCCTGGTGAGCTCATCCTGCTGATCACTGCAGGTCAggagctccagctgagctgaaCCCACTTCCTCAGGCACCCCAGCTCCTCATTCATCACTTCAATGAAAATCAAGCCACACTGCTGAGGTTAACAGTGCCAGGATGCCAGGGTACACTATGCTCAGTGATCtcaggtcttttccaacctcagtgatccTGTGCTGACCACGGGtgtgccctgcagggtgggcagAGTTGGGCTCATCCCACCATCTCCTCGGGGCTACTGGCTACAAGGGTGGGggttctgctttctctgcacaAGACATGCCCCAGGATGCCTTTCCACCCCTGGGCAGTTCTCCCTCGCTGTGTCCATGCACAGCAAACCCCACCCcgtgcccagctgctgcttggcagagcaggacccagcccctctccaggaGGGACTGTAAGGCTTTACTCACTGACACTCCGGAGGTGTCAGGAGGGCTGCTGGCTCATCTGCAAGAGCCTCCCCTCCCCCTCAGTGATTAAAACCAAACattaacagcagcagcatcccagggacATGGCTGCTCTTCGATGTTAGCTGTTTGGTATTCAGCCTAAAAGTGTCAGACACGCCGTCAAGGAGAAGGGACAGCGTCATATGGCACCGGGAGCCCAATCAGAGAGGCAGAGCCACGGAGAGCAAATCACggggagctgggaggcagcGCTTGCAAACCGGCCATTGGCTAAAATGGCCCTTTCAGGAGGACGGTGAATGAATccattcacaaaaaaaaaaaaaaaaaaaaaaaaaaaaaaaaaaaaaaaaaaaaaaaaaaaaaaaaaaaaaagcacgGCCTGtttgcaaacagcaaaacagactacatattttacttttttcgTCTAGATGAGTCTGACCCAAACCCTGAAACAGATGTGTGGGATGTGGCTGTTGCAACCATGTTCAAGCCCATCAGTGAATTTCAGTACACTGGTGCTGCCCATCTTTTTGCAGGCCTCATCATTCCTCCCAAGGAGTTTCAATGACCTGCCCAAAGAACCTTGGCCTTCTACTGGGCACCCTGGAGTGGGACACAGACCACCAGGGGCCCGTGGGCCACTGCTGGGATATGGTGGGAGACCCTGCTCTCCAGCATGACACTGATATCCTAAAAAGGGAGAGGAGTCCTCAGAGAAGCCCATGGTCCCAGCAATATGAAACAGCATGTAATAGGGAAAGGTTCTTTCTTGTATCTGGAAGCAGGGAGTGAAGGGTAGCCAGATATGGGACATAGTTGCTCATAAACGACCTGACCTGACCATGTCCTGTGCTTTGTCACCTGTGAACATGGTCCATGGAAACTAGTGATCTCTCTGTGCTGGAGAATAAGAGCAAGGTGCCCAGCCAAGCTCACTGATTCCCCACATTTTTGGTAAGATCTGGACCTTTCCCCAGGGGAGAGTCTTGCCACTAAAAGAAGCTGAGGCTTtggagccagtgctgccagagctgctgggggtcCACAGCAGGGACCCTGGAGTACCCAGCATGCTGATTCCAcccactgagcagcagcatgtCCAGTGCTCCTTGTAGCTCCTCTGTCTCAGCATCGGGTGCTTTGGAGGCAGCCTTTGAGGAGGTAGCAGGAGGCAgagtggagcagaggaaggCTGAGAAGGGAAGTAAAGTCTGTATCCCTGGTGCCGTGGCAGGACAGCCTTTGGAGAGCCAGCTCTGAGTCTGGGGTGGGAAATGGAACAGCAGTGCCAGAGAAAAAAGTTCCTTGTCATGGATGCTGGGTCATGTACAGGTGTTTGAGTCCATAAGCTTCTTGGAGGGTCGTGCAAAAGCCATCAGATCCCCTCTGAGGCTGGCTGTGTCCTAAAGCATTGTCCAGTCTTTTTCCATCACATTTGCTGCCAAAAGACACTCTCTCTCCAGGAGGTGTTACTAACAAAGACTGGGCCTCCAGCCTTGGCTCAGTTTATCTACTTTATTGGGACAGAGACCGTATTTCATCCTGGAGCTGAGATACAAGCTGCACTTGATGTTCTGCTCTTCGACCATATTTTAGGAAAGAGCCAGCATTTGTCTCcccccttcccacccaggaACTGCAGCCAGCAATCCTCTTGGACAGCTCTTGGAGCCAGCAAAGACAGCGTGTGGGTCAGTGCGTAGCCGTGAAGCTGGATAAAGAAGGACACTAAGAAAGGACGTGGTGATGAGAGCCCTGGGCTGAACCGGCCCGGGAGGTGCCCTCTGCCCAGGCAGCTGAACCGGGCATGGACGCGGCTTTCCAGCAGGACCACGGGAGCTTTGTCTGCACCCGGGCACTGCCTGGGGGTCCCAACGGGGGCTGGTGAAGGGACCGCCGGCCAGACACGGCACGACAGTGTCCTCTGTCCTCACGGAGCACCACGGCGGggctgtcgctgtcgctgtcgctgtccctgTCGCTGTCTCTGtagctgtccctgtccctgtccctgtacCGAtcgctgtcgctgtccctgTCGCTCACCCTGACCGTCACcgagtccctgtccctgtccctgtccctgtccctgtcccggtccggccccggccccgcgctgACTCGGGAGGGCGGCGCCACCTGGCGGCCGCGAGGGGCAGGAGCGACCCGATGGGTCCGGCGGGGTCCCGGTACCGGCACAGGGCTCGGAGCCCCGAGGGTCCCGGGAccggcacagggctgggagccccgAGAGTCCCGGTAccggcacagggctgggagccccgAGGGTCCCGGTACCGGCACAGGGCTCGGAGCCCCGAGGGTCCCGGGAccggcacagggctgggagccccgAGGGTCCCGGTACCGGCACAGGGCTCGGAGCCCCGAGGGTCCCGGGAccggcacagggctgggagccccgAGGGTCCCGGTACCGGCACAGGGCTCGGAGCCCCGAGGGTCCCGGGAccggcacagggctgggagccccgAGGGTCCCGGTACCGGCACAGGGCTCGGAGCCCCGAGGGTCCCGGGAccggcacagggctgggagccccgAGGGTCCCGGGAccggcacagggctgggagccccgAGAGTCCCGGTAccggcacagggctgggagccccgAGAGTCCCGGTAccggcacagggctgggagccccgAGGGTCCCGGTACCGGCACAGGGCTCGGAACACCTCGTGGGGTCTCCATAGGAGGTGGGGGAATGCACCACCTAAAGCATCCGGCCATGGGGCGTGGAAGAGCCTTGCCAAGTGCCCTGAAGGAGTCGCAGCGCGCTGGTGCCGGGGAGGAGTTCGTCCCTCCGGGGGAGCGATGCCGTCCTGGGGAGCAGCCGGGGCTTGCCGTGCCGAAGCTCAGTGCCCCGGTGGGATGGCACATGTTGGGCACGCAGTGGCTTTCCGGGAATTCCAGCTTCACACCAGCCACGGCTGACCCTGGGGTCCCGTTAGGGCCATTCCCAGGGTGGCAGGAGCCCCTTTTTCCTCTGGAGgctgcagcaacagcagccaGACACAAGAAGTCCAAAGTCCTCCAGGACTCTCCTCTGGGCTAAAGCAAATTTGTTCTTCATGGGGAGTTTTAGCATGCCAGGAATATAAAGGCTGCCCACGGGGGCTGACAGagcatccctccatcctcccgAAGGGAGCAGTGGAAGAAGCACAACCAAAGATATCCTGCATAGAAGAAAGGACATATCCTCCATGAGTGCTCCGAATAAAGTGGGATTCATCCAGGCCCCTCTCTCCCTGTTCCATACAGGCTTAGTGTCTTGCACAGTTGTTGTCCTGGGCCAGATCCAATCCTGTTGTCCAGCTCAGTTACTTCAATAAGACTTCAAATTGCTTAACAAATACCACACAAATGTTTAAACTCTGAGAATTTGTACTATGGGTTCAAAATGTGATTTATCTTCATTTGTGCCCACGAGATTTATCAGCCCAAATTAAGGGAATGGCTGTTCTCTTTAAAGAGTGGTTCTAGTCAGAAAAACCAACTGGAGTCTCCTCATGGCCAAACCAGAAGGGAAAAATTGAGAAACGTTTTTCTAAAAACATCCTTATGTTTTTTGGTCAGAAATTTTTGAAGTGTAGCTGAATTTAGAAACATTCAACCAACTGTAGTGAGACAGGAATCAGGAAAGGAATTGTGAAAATTCAgccaggtttttttccctctgttcttcatcaaaaatttatatttttatgccATTTTTCATCAAATAGTGCTGGCAAGGACTATGTGGCACATCTGCCTAAGAAAGACCATTTGCAAACCTCCCCCCATTTAGCACGGACAGGAGGTGACCCTGTGGATGCCTACATAGGAGAATAAGAGCTCTTGTTCATGTACTCTGGGCAAGCCTGCTGAAACAGGGGATTTGAGGACTTCATCCTGGGCATAGAGGAGAGCACTGGTAAATAAGGCACTAATTCCTGCAAACAAACCCTGTGGACTTATAGTTCCAGTCATGGCTTCCctgcttcttcctttcctcttctgtgACACTGAGCTCCAAGGGGGAGGATGgatggctctgccctgcccagagagCTGttggagcacagccagggaatCCCCAGGACAAGGATTCAGAGAATATGGAGTTCTTTCTCCTCTCTTAAAAGCTCTTCAATTTGATCTCTGAGGTACAGACCATGATCAGAAGgacaagtgaaaaaaacccaacctccAACAAGGTAAAACCTCAAACAAGGCAGAGCAGATGGAGAAACACACAAAGATAAGCCATTGAGTAGCTGCCACTGGGATCCAGAGAGACTAGCTTTGGCACCATCTGTCATCAAGCCAGTGCCATACTGTTGGAAGTACCACATCTGGAGATAAGAAGGATGAAATATGGGTGCAGAGAAAATGCTAGAAGGAAACAGCCCCAAGAACTGTATTTGGTATTGGCAGGAAGCTTTTTTAGACCAAACTTACCTTGaaactgtattatttttctgaCTATGCAATTTCCCAACAAATTAAATTGTAGGGAAAAAGGCATGATGGGGATTTTAGAGGTTTAATCCAGACAGCACCAGAGCCTTTTGACCCAGTTTGAACCCATTGACTCTGTGCATTCAGATAAGGGTGacaaaaaacaaccagaagTTCCTTCCTGCCAGATGGTGAATGTTATCCTTTTTCTAGTAAGTGTGAGGAGAATGTTTTAATCTTTGTTACCTTGCCTGGGTCAGTATGTATTtctctctgcaaaaaaaaatttgtactTAAGCCTTTTCTGTTCAGTACTTCAGGGCACATAACAAAAGAATTTTCCTGGCTGGAACACTGGCCTGTTAGACAGATCTGGCTATAGCTCTCACCTGGGACGTACAGTAAAGAAATCTGACCTTTTATGCTCACTGTCTTTGAAGCTAGGAGAGTCCTGATTTCAATCTCAGCAGCAAGGGGCACATCTAAGTCTTGATTTAAAAGGTCTGAAATTACTCTCATCATCTCCCCTGGCTGCTTGTCTCATCCAGCCAGTCTCACCTCATCCCACCTCACCTGGAgtcaggcacaggcagctggatCCCATATGCTGGGCTGTCCTGGCACTCCACCAGTGATCATCAGGGCCAGatgtcctgggctgggggcttgaggggcactgtccccatgtcacaTAGCATGACCATGGTCATGCTGTGTGGGGTGCCCCTGATCCAGCCTGGCTGTCATTcaccccagctgtgcaggaaggcacacaggaggagcaggaagccCCAGGAATGACTTTCCCAAGCCTGAGCCAGACCCATGAGGAGACATGAACCCCAGGAAACACCCTGGTTTCCTCTGACACCACCAGCAATACATTCTGCAGCCAAAGAGCTGAGGgcaccccagccccacctgtgTGTCACCAGTGACCTCTGCTAGCAGCCCTGTCTGTACTTGGCTGCACCACAGAGGATGCTCAGCCACTGGCACCACTGTCTCTGCCCTACAGGCCACttggcaggcaggcagggaagatGTGCAGGGAGCAGTCTGCAGGGTGAGATCCCAAACCCTTTGGAGGAGCTGATAACCTGTCGACTGGCAGTGAGCAGAGTCCCTGAACTATCAATGCCCCTGGCATTTGGAGTGCAATCTGCTCTCCACCAGACAGCATTAGCTGATGGTGTGGGAGTTTTTTTCCCATGAGAGAAGACAGTTTATAACTGCTAAAGTTGCTCCTGGTGCCGCCAGCATCTTTGATAGACcaggtgaagaaaaaaaaagtagggtCACAGTATCTCAAGATCTGTCCTGTGCAGGCAGGCACATCCAGATAGATGGGAATTATTTTGATCTTACCAAACAAAGATATTTCCTCCTATGGGATGCATCAGCTTGGCTACTGCTCAGTGGGCTCTGGGATCACTTCAGTATCACAGCCCTGTGCCTCCAGTCAGGCTCAGGCACCTCCCCAGGACTCCTGGGGCTTGTCATAGGCCTGTCCCTGGGGTGGCTCTTTGCCCTTGGCTTTGCTTAGCATCTCTGGGCCTCTCCTATAAAATGAACTGCTGGAAGTGTGAATTTCCATGCCTCAGGACTGCCAACTAGAGCACATGAACTTCTAGAACCGGTGGGAAAAGGCACAAGGTCCTATCCCTTGTAGGTGCAAACCCTTCCACCTccttgcagtgctgtgctgtggcaatCTGCAGCTCTCCCATGCCTCCTGCTTAGGAGTAGAGCTGTGGGGCCATGAGCTCTTTTGCTTTCACCTCCATGAACAGGCAGGCTTTTCTCCTGTCTGCACTGGTTCTGCCTCTGGAGCAGACTGGGGACTGCCTGATGAGCTGTTTGGGTGTTCAAGGCCAAAGCCTGATCCTGGACCACAACTTTCCCAGGTCTGAGCCGCTTCTGAGACATCTGCCTCCCAGGGCTGAGGAGAGGTTCTCAGGCCTGCTCAGAAAAGCGGCTCTGCCTGCTTGGCACCAGAGCTTGGACGGGAATTCTCTTGTTTTCCACGAGCAGGCTGAGCGGTCAGCACATACCATGAGCAACAGTCAGAGGAGCAATAAATAGCCAGACCAGAAGGAGACAACCTGTTCAGACTGGACCGCTCATCCCCTGCTCTGCGTCAGGACTCGtgagagctgggcacagagagcagcccagcctgcccagtgctccccagcagcagccgTGCCCACTGCTCCAACCAGCGTGTCCCAGGACATGGTAGGCAGCATCAGGGCTGTCTGTGGGGACACTCCTGCTCCCAGAACTGTGCTAGAAGGAGATGTCATCAGTGCAGGCTGGCAGTATTGACCCTCCAGGGCTGGTTCCCTTTTGGGATCACACCCAAACTTATTCCTGAGTCTCAGTGAAAGTCCCAGTTTTTCTTGTTCTCCAGGAAAAGGAGCACTTTGTAAACATTAAT
Encoded here:
- the LOC130259210 gene encoding noggin-2-like; this translates as MTAIRALLLCLCLGLRAGGQPFLRLRPSPSDNLPVKDIVEHPDPEYDPKEQDLDERTLRKKLGSHFDPGFMAVAVPGPANASGAAAAAGRGRAALPAELRRLELGPPRGPRLRLGKKARRKVLQWLWAHTHCPVLYAWKDLGVRFWPRYIKEGNCLAEKSCSLPEGMFCKPVKSVTKTFLRWHCQGWSSQKYCTWIPVQYPLISECKCSC